One Methylosinus sp. C49 DNA segment encodes these proteins:
- a CDS encoding DUF488 family protein — protein MFKIKRAYEPASADDGKRILVDRLWPRGLSKAKAALDEWDRLVAPSDALRRWYAHSPQRWREFKTRYANELRETCPQELKRLRALGRGNVVTLLFASRAPEMNNAAALKEIIETRRVAFPAAARNPRPHGARSG, from the coding sequence ATGTTCAAGATCAAGCGCGCCTATGAGCCGGCGAGCGCCGACGACGGCAAGCGCATCCTCGTCGATCGCCTATGGCCGCGCGGACTCTCCAAAGCGAAGGCTGCGCTCGACGAATGGGATCGCCTCGTCGCGCCGAGCGACGCTCTGCGCCGCTGGTACGCCCATTCGCCGCAGCGCTGGCGGGAGTTCAAGACGCGCTACGCCAACGAGCTGCGCGAGACCTGCCCGCAGGAGCTGAAACGTCTGCGCGCGCTCGGGCGCGGCAATGTGGTGACGCTGCTCTTCGCCTCCCGCGCGCCGGAGATGAACAACGCCGCGGCGCTGAAGGAGATCATCGAGACGCGCCGAGTCGCTTTTCCCGCAGCCGCTCGAAATCCGCGCCCGCATGGTGCGAGGAGCGGGTGA
- a CDS encoding DnaJ domain-containing protein, translated as MPVLIGFLALVLALYGLRMFTRASPAAMARIIRKGGGAATIALGLFFILRGRIDIGLLLASAGMWLYGAFSRGVKRFGHGTTGAGVSRVRSAMIEMELDHASGAIRGTILAGKDEGKRLDALTRAAVMELFRHCRSVDPEGARLLEVYLDRRFAGWRQTGDGGRDSRGADAGGVGPGRRGGTISEDEAYEILGLKKGAAREDIARAHRDLMKKLHPDHGGTTDLAARVNEAKDVLMRRHHH; from the coding sequence ATGCCGGTGCTGATCGGATTTCTCGCATTGGTGCTCGCGCTCTACGGATTGCGCATGTTCACGCGCGCTTCGCCGGCGGCCATGGCCCGCATCATTCGCAAGGGCGGCGGCGCGGCGACGATCGCGCTCGGCCTGTTCTTCATTTTGCGCGGACGCATCGACATCGGCCTGCTGCTGGCCTCGGCCGGCATGTGGCTCTATGGCGCCTTCTCGCGCGGGGTGAAGCGCTTCGGTCACGGCACGACGGGGGCAGGCGTCTCGCGCGTGCGCTCGGCCATGATCGAGATGGAGCTCGACCATGCGAGCGGCGCCATTCGCGGCACGATCCTCGCCGGCAAGGACGAAGGCAAAAGGCTCGACGCGCTGACGCGGGCGGCGGTGATGGAGCTCTTTCGCCACTGCCGCAGCGTCGATCCAGAGGGCGCCCGTCTGCTAGAGGTGTATCTCGACCGCCGGTTTGCCGGCTGGCGTCAGACAGGAGACGGTGGACGCGACTCGCGGGGAGCGGATGCGGGCGGCGTTGGACCAGGCCGCCGCGGCGGCACGATTTCGGAAGATGAGGCCTATGAAATTCTGGGCCTCAAAAAGGGAGCGGCGCGCGAGGACATCGCGCGGGCGCATCGCGATCTGATGAAGAAGCTTCATCCTGACCATGGCGGGACGACCGATCTCGCGGCTCGGGTGAACGAAGCCAAAGATGTCCTCATGCGTCGTCATCATCATTGA
- a CDS encoding phasin family protein, whose protein sequence is MVATFESVQQLGKEQFEAASAAAAALTKGWQTIAAETTDYSKKSFEKSRLLAEKLIGVKKIDEALQLQSDYAKGAYEDFIAEATKLGELYSSLAKEAFKPVEAAATKVYSAGE, encoded by the coding sequence ATGGTTGCCACTTTCGAAAGCGTTCAGCAGCTGGGCAAGGAGCAATTCGAAGCGGCGTCCGCGGCCGCGGCGGCCCTCACCAAGGGTTGGCAGACCATTGCGGCGGAGACGACCGACTATTCGAAGAAGTCCTTCGAAAAGAGCCGCCTCCTCGCGGAAAAGCTGATCGGCGTCAAGAAGATCGACGAAGCCCTCCAGTTGCAGTCGGATTACGCCAAGGGCGCGTACGAAGATTTCATCGCCGAAGCGACCAAGCTCGGCGAGCTCTATTCCAGCCTCGCGAAGGAAGCGTTCAAGCCGGTCGAAGCGGCGGCGACGAAAGTCTATTCCGCGGGCGAGTGA
- a CDS encoding SRPBCC family protein, with product MKSFRNRRRVNFRADDMFALVKDVESYPKFVPLCEALRVRRRSTTEEGVEVILAEMQVGFKAVCERFTSRVTCDPNKREILVEYVDGPFKKLENRWTFADEPAGPDGGVRSVVDFYINYEFRSRTLGLVMGAMFDSAFHKYSDAFVKRAGEVYGRR from the coding sequence ATGAAGAGCTTCCGCAACCGCCGCCGCGTGAACTTCCGCGCCGACGACATGTTCGCCCTGGTCAAGGATGTCGAATCCTATCCCAAATTCGTGCCGCTCTGCGAGGCGCTGCGCGTGCGCCGCCGCAGCACGACGGAGGAGGGGGTGGAGGTCATCCTCGCGGAGATGCAAGTGGGCTTCAAGGCGGTGTGCGAGCGCTTCACCAGCCGCGTGACCTGCGATCCGAACAAGCGCGAGATCCTCGTCGAATATGTCGACGGCCCGTTCAAAAAGCTCGAGAACCGCTGGACCTTCGCCGACGAGCCGGCCGGGCCCGATGGCGGCGTGCGCTCGGTCGTCGATTTCTATATCAATTACGAGTTCCGCAGCCGCACGCTCGGGCTGGTGATGGGGGCGATGTTCGACTCCGCCTTCCACAAATATTCGGACGCTTTCGTCAAGCGCGCCGGCGAGGTCTATGGCCGCCGCTGA
- the dnaE gene encoding DNA polymerase III subunit alpha codes for MSAIDAVGFVHLHVHTAFSLREGALTLSRVIDLAQKDQMPALAVTDTDNLFGALEFSEKAAKVGVQPIPGVQLNVDFGDGSQSAAGGSDGRGHIVLIAQSELGYSNLMRLASRAYLEPEQGEASHVSLASLAESCEGLIALTGGSEGGLDTLFSKGRAEQALARLEALLPLFDNRLYVEIQRHGLETQRRVEPQLLDVAYRRGLPLVATNEPFFATAADFEAHDALLCIAEGTVTSVAERRRLSPQHYFKTRKEMLALFADLREATDSTVEIARRAAFRPLTRKPIMPRFMLDGEGGGESLEDIEARELRRQAKEGLEARLLVQPPAPGQTRETYDARLEFELDTIEKMRFPGYFLIVSDFIKYAKSQGIPVGPGRGSGAGSLVAYALTITDLDPLRFGLFFERFLNPERMSMPDFDIDFCQTRRGEVIDYVRERYGAEKVAQIITFGSFLARGVLRSVGRVLEMPLGQVDKLAKLVPQNPAKPVTLAEAVSGEQKLREAIDEDEKVARLFKIAGALEGLYSNASTHAAGVVIGDRPLDALVPLYRDPKSDMPATQFNMKWVEPAGLIKFDFLGLKTLTVLATAVDLVRRRAPDFDLAGIPLDDSETYEMLGRGETVGVFQLESAGMRKALVEMHADHFEDIIALVALYRPGPMANIPTYCAVKLGDEEPDYIHPKIEHILKETFGVIIYQEQVMQIAQVLSGYSLGEADLLRRAMGKKIKAEMDAQRERFVTGATERGLTAQKASDIFDLLAKFADYGFNKSHAAAYALIAYQTAWFKAHYPVEFLAASMTLDKGNTDKLAEFRNEARRLGIAVEPPSIRRSGVDFDVAPGADGKLAIRYALSAVKGVGEGQAESIVRTRGGAPFRSLSEFARRINPREVNKKVLENLACCGAFDEVDADRARVVGAIETVLACANRCAEDRQAGQNALFGGAEAEEELVLPKSQPWTASEKLKREFDAAGFFLSGHPLDAYASVLGRLRLTRWAEFIIAVKRGASAGRLAAVVLDRAERRTKSGSKMGVVQLSDDSGQYEAILFQEGLNQYRDLLEKGATVLVTLSAALEGEDVRARITEVQPLAAAAAKAQKGLRIFLQDAAPLDALKSRLATRGEGEVSIVVALERMASEVEIKLPGGYSVSADVAGALKTIPGVLAVEHV; via the coding sequence ATGAGCGCGATCGACGCGGTCGGCTTCGTTCATCTACATGTCCACACCGCTTTCTCGCTACGCGAGGGCGCGCTGACCCTCTCGCGGGTCATCGATCTGGCCCAGAAAGACCAGATGCCGGCGCTGGCCGTCACCGACACCGATAATCTCTTCGGCGCGCTGGAGTTTTCGGAAAAGGCCGCCAAGGTCGGCGTGCAGCCGATCCCTGGCGTGCAGCTCAATGTCGATTTCGGCGACGGGTCGCAGAGCGCGGCGGGTGGTTCCGATGGGCGCGGCCATATCGTGCTGATCGCGCAGTCGGAGTTGGGCTATTCCAATCTGATGCGGCTCGCCTCGCGCGCCTATCTCGAGCCGGAGCAGGGCGAAGCCTCCCATGTCTCGTTGGCGAGCCTCGCGGAAAGCTGCGAGGGGCTGATCGCCCTCACAGGCGGCTCGGAAGGCGGGCTCGACACGCTCTTCTCCAAGGGCAGGGCGGAGCAGGCGCTCGCCCGCCTCGAGGCGCTGCTGCCGCTCTTCGACAACCGGCTCTATGTCGAGATCCAGCGTCACGGCCTCGAGACGCAGCGGCGCGTCGAGCCGCAATTGCTCGATGTCGCCTATCGGCGCGGCCTGCCTCTGGTCGCCACCAATGAGCCCTTTTTCGCGACGGCGGCGGATTTCGAGGCGCATGACGCGCTGCTCTGCATCGCCGAGGGCACAGTGACCAGCGTCGCCGAGCGCCGGCGGCTCTCGCCGCAGCATTATTTCAAGACGCGCAAGGAGATGCTCGCGCTCTTCGCCGATCTCCGCGAGGCGACGGATTCGACGGTCGAGATCGCTCGCCGTGCGGCCTTCCGCCCGCTGACGCGCAAGCCCATCATGCCGCGCTTCATGCTGGACGGGGAAGGAGGCGGGGAGTCGCTCGAGGATATAGAGGCGCGCGAGTTGCGCCGGCAGGCGAAGGAGGGCCTCGAGGCGCGCCTCCTCGTCCAGCCGCCCGCGCCGGGGCAGACGCGCGAGACCTATGACGCGCGCCTCGAATTCGAGCTCGACACGATCGAGAAGATGCGCTTCCCCGGTTACTTTCTGATCGTCTCGGACTTCATCAAATATGCGAAATCACAAGGGATTCCGGTCGGGCCGGGGCGCGGCTCGGGCGCGGGCTCGCTGGTCGCCTATGCGCTGACCATCACCGATCTCGATCCTCTGCGCTTCGGCCTCTTCTTCGAGCGCTTCCTCAATCCAGAACGCATGTCGATGCCGGATTTCGACATCGACTTCTGCCAGACGCGGCGCGGCGAGGTCATCGACTATGTCCGCGAGCGCTATGGAGCCGAGAAGGTGGCGCAGATCATCACCTTCGGCTCGTTCCTCGCGCGCGGCGTGCTGCGCAGCGTCGGCCGCGTGCTGGAAATGCCGCTGGGACAGGTCGACAAGCTCGCCAAGCTGGTGCCGCAGAACCCGGCGAAGCCGGTGACTTTGGCCGAGGCCGTCTCCGGCGAGCAGAAATTGCGCGAGGCGATCGACGAGGACGAGAAGGTCGCGCGCCTGTTCAAGATCGCTGGCGCGCTCGAGGGGCTCTATTCCAACGCCTCGACCCATGCCGCCGGCGTCGTCATCGGAGACCGGCCGCTCGACGCGCTGGTGCCGCTCTATCGCGATCCCAAATCCGATATGCCGGCCACCCAGTTCAACATGAAATGGGTGGAGCCGGCCGGCCTCATCAAATTCGACTTCCTCGGCCTCAAGACGCTGACCGTGCTGGCCACCGCCGTCGATCTGGTGCGCCGGCGCGCGCCGGATTTCGATCTCGCGGGCATCCCGCTCGACGATTCCGAGACTTACGAAATGCTCGGGCGCGGCGAGACGGTGGGCGTGTTCCAGCTGGAAAGCGCGGGCATGCGCAAGGCGCTGGTCGAGATGCACGCCGACCATTTCGAGGACATCATCGCTCTCGTCGCCCTCTACCGGCCGGGCCCGATGGCCAATATCCCGACCTATTGCGCGGTGAAGCTCGGCGATGAGGAGCCCGATTACATCCACCCCAAGATCGAGCACATCTTAAAGGAGACGTTCGGCGTCATCATCTACCAGGAGCAGGTGATGCAGATCGCTCAGGTGCTCTCCGGCTATTCGCTGGGCGAGGCCGATCTGCTCCGCCGCGCCATGGGCAAGAAGATCAAGGCCGAGATGGACGCCCAGCGCGAGCGCTTCGTCACCGGCGCGACAGAGCGCGGGCTCACGGCGCAAAAGGCCAGCGATATCTTCGACCTGCTGGCGAAATTCGCCGATTACGGCTTCAACAAGAGCCATGCGGCGGCCTATGCGCTGATCGCCTACCAGACCGCCTGGTTCAAGGCGCATTATCCGGTCGAGTTTTTGGCGGCCTCCATGACGCTCGACAAGGGCAACACCGACAAGCTCGCCGAATTCCGCAATGAGGCGCGGCGGCTCGGCATTGCGGTCGAGCCGCCTTCTATCCGCCGCTCGGGCGTCGATTTCGACGTCGCGCCCGGCGCCGACGGCAAGCTCGCCATTCGCTATGCGCTCTCCGCCGTGAAGGGCGTCGGCGAGGGGCAGGCCGAGTCGATCGTGCGGACGCGCGGCGGCGCGCCTTTCCGCAGCCTCTCGGAGTTCGCGCGGCGGATCAATCCGCGCGAGGTCAATAAGAAGGTGCTGGAGAATCTCGCTTGCTGCGGCGCCTTCGACGAGGTCGACGCCGACCGCGCCCGCGTCGTCGGCGCGATCGAGACTGTGCTCGCTTGCGCCAATCGCTGCGCCGAGGACCGGCAGGCGGGGCAGAATGCGCTGTTCGGCGGCGCGGAGGCGGAGGAGGAGCTAGTCCTGCCGAAGAGCCAGCCTTGGACGGCGTCCGAGAAGCTGAAGCGCGAATTCGACGCCGCCGGCTTCTTTCTCTCCGGCCATCCGCTCGACGCCTATGCGAGCGTGCTCGGCCGGCTGCGGCTGACGCGCTGGGCGGAGTTCATCATAGCGGTGAAGCGCGGCGCCAGCGCCGGGCGGCTCGCCGCGGTGGTGCTCGACCGCGCCGAGCGGCGCACCAAATCCGGCTCCAAAATGGGCGTGGTCCAGCTCTCGGACGACAGCGGGCAATATGAGGCGATCCTGTTTCAGGAGGGCCTCAACCAATATCGCGACCTTTTGGAGAAGGGCGCGACCGTGCTGGTGACGCTCTCCGCCGCGCTCGAGGGCGAGGATGTGCGTGCGCGCATCACCGAGGTGCAGCCGCTCGCGGCCGCTGCGGCGAAGGCGCAAAAAGGGCTGCGCATCTTCCTTCAGGACGCCGCGCCGCTCGACGCGCTGAAGTCGCGGCTGGCGACGCGCGGCGAGGGCGAAGTGTCGATCGTCGTAGCGCTGGAGCGCATGGCGAGCGAGGTGGAGATCAAGCTGCCGGGCGGATATTCGGTCTCGGCCGATGTCGCCGGGGCGCTGAAGACGATCCCCGGCGTGCTCGCCGTGGAGCATGTGTGA
- a CDS encoding SPOR domain-containing protein, with translation MTKRGVAGGLERWKWVAALAALAALSALFAFPAEARRHHHSARAYHARHSFIHHAAHHRRGGAHLAHAARRGHSLVAAGPAFAAIVVDANSGRTLYARNEHELRHPASVTKVMTLYLLFEQIEKGRLRLDSPLVISAHAASQAPTKLGLAPGQTIDVESAIKAVVTKSANDIAAAIAENIAGDEESFAEMMTHKAHQLGMSRTHYANASGLPNDEQITTAHDLSLLGRAIQDRFPRYYHYFSTHAFVWRGQSHRNHNHLLGQIRGVDGIKTGYTHASGFNLLTSVRRDGHHIVAVVMGGRTAAARDRVMAGLISEHIDDGAAVRTARAITEGEPAPIARAEAAEEEKDEAPVVAAAVTAPAAPAPRVAPAMALASAPPLLAVPTPVRGDKIRPAFVAGGQKAAEPAQERGPRHQPEPSRRDGVHATADGSTAAKAGHGTKIASATTPTALPARMSDADRTLVARSDRAELPKADQARPIHSGWMIQIGATDDAEKAQQLLSRARAKGVPATAKAFTEKVQKGRETLYRARFAGLEEKSAETACRALKRSGFSCFATKN, from the coding sequence ATGACGAAGCGTGGCGTCGCCGGCGGGCTCGAGCGTTGGAAGTGGGTGGCGGCTCTGGCGGCTCTCGCCGCTTTATCGGCGCTCTTCGCTTTTCCGGCCGAGGCCAGACGTCATCATCATTCCGCCCGCGCCTATCACGCGCGCCACTCCTTCATCCATCACGCGGCGCACCATCGCCGCGGCGGCGCGCATCTCGCCCATGCGGCGCGGCGCGGCCATTCGTTGGTCGCCGCCGGTCCCGCCTTCGCCGCCATTGTGGTGGACGCCAATAGCGGCCGCACGCTCTATGCGCGCAATGAGCACGAGCTGCGCCATCCCGCCTCCGTCACCAAGGTGATGACGCTCTATCTCCTGTTCGAGCAGATCGAGAAGGGGCGGCTGCGGCTCGACTCGCCGCTGGTCATTTCCGCCCATGCGGCGTCGCAGGCGCCGACCAAGCTCGGCCTCGCCCCCGGCCAGACGATCGACGTCGAGAGCGCCATCAAGGCCGTCGTCACCAAATCGGCGAACGACATCGCCGCGGCCATCGCCGAGAACATCGCCGGCGACGAGGAGAGCTTCGCCGAGATGATGACGCATAAGGCGCATCAGCTCGGCATGAGCCGCACGCATTACGCCAACGCGTCCGGCCTGCCCAATGACGAGCAGATCACCACGGCGCATGATCTCTCCCTGCTCGGCCGCGCGATCCAGGATCGCTTCCCGCGCTATTATCACTATTTCTCCACCCACGCCTTCGTCTGGCGCGGCCAGTCGCATCGCAATCACAATCATCTGCTCGGGCAGATTCGCGGCGTCGACGGCATCAAGACCGGCTACACGCACGCCTCTGGCTTCAATCTGCTGACCTCGGTGCGCCGCGACGGCCATCATATCGTCGCCGTCGTCATGGGCGGCCGCACGGCCGCGGCCCGCGACCGCGTGATGGCCGGCCTCATCTCCGAGCATATCGACGACGGCGCGGCCGTCCGCACGGCGCGCGCCATCACCGAAGGCGAGCCGGCTCCGATCGCCCGAGCCGAGGCCGCCGAGGAGGAGAAAGACGAGGCGCCGGTCGTCGCGGCCGCCGTCACGGCTCCCGCTGCGCCCGCCCCGCGCGTCGCGCCGGCGATGGCGCTCGCCTCGGCGCCGCCGCTTCTCGCCGTCCCGACGCCCGTCCGCGGCGACAAGATTCGTCCTGCCTTCGTCGCCGGCGGCCAAAAGGCTGCGGAGCCGGCGCAAGAGCGTGGCCCGCGCCATCAGCCCGAGCCGTCTCGGCGCGACGGGGTTCATGCGACGGCCGATGGTTCGACCGCCGCCAAGGCCGGTCATGGGACGAAGATCGCCTCGGCGACGACGCCGACCGCGCTGCCGGCGCGCATGTCCGACGCCGACCGCACGCTGGTCGCCCGTAGCGATCGCGCCGAATTGCCCAAGGCCGACCAGGCCCGTCCGATTCATTCGGGCTGGATGATTCAGATCGGCGCGACGGACGACGCCGAAAAAGCGCAGCAGCTGCTCTCCCGCGCTCGCGCCAAGGGCGTGCCGGCCACGGCCAAGGCGTTCACCGAGAAGGTGCAAAAGGGAAGAGAGACGCTCTATCGCGCCCGTTTCGCCGGGCTCGAGGAGAAGAGCGCGGAGACCGCCTGTCGCGCCCTGAAGCGCTCGGGCTTCTCCTGTTTCGCGACGAAGAATTGA
- a CDS encoding CinA family protein: protein MTAADLPRLAERLLDLCRAQRLRLATAESCTGGLVAGAITDIAGSSDAFDRGFVTYSNAAKEEMLGVPRDILERYGAVSAETARAMASGAVERSFADIAVSITGIAGPGGGSAEKPVGLVHFACLRKGFGVEHVERRFGPETRDAIREASVAQALELMIAAAQRRP from the coding sequence ATGACCGCCGCCGACCTGCCCCGCCTCGCCGAACGCCTGCTCGATCTCTGCCGCGCGCAGCGGCTTCGACTCGCGACGGCCGAATCTTGCACCGGCGGGCTCGTCGCCGGGGCGATCACCGATATCGCCGGCTCCTCGGACGCCTTCGACCGCGGCTTCGTGACCTATTCCAACGCGGCCAAGGAGGAGATGCTCGGCGTCCCGCGCGACATTCTCGAGCGTTATGGCGCCGTCAGCGCCGAGACGGCGCGGGCCATGGCGAGCGGCGCGGTGGAGCGCTCCTTCGCCGATATCGCCGTCTCGATCACCGGCATAGCCGGCCCTGGCGGCGGCAGCGCGGAGAAGCCCGTGGGCCTCGTCCATTTCGCCTGCCTGCGCAAGGGCTTCGGCGTGGAGCATGTCGAGCGCCGCTTCGGCCCCGAGACGCGTGATGCGATAAGGGAAGCCTCGGTCGCCCAAGCGCTGGAGCTGATGATCGCGGCCGCTCAGCGGCGGCCATAG
- the lipA gene encoding lipoyl synthase produces MTVLLDLLNDDPRKREAAAVRHPEKAHRPDTPLARKPEWIRVKAPGSAAWRETGAILRGGGLSTVCQEASCPNIGECWEKKHATFLVMGSVCTRACAFCNVATGLPSALDRTEPERVAEATAKLSLSHVVVTSVDRDDLEDGGAGHIAETIRAIRAACPTTTIEVLTPDFLRKDGALEKVVAARPDVFNHNLETVPSLYVTVRPGARYFHSLRLLQRVKELDSTIFTKSGLMVGLGEARNEILQVMDDLRVADVDFLTIGQYLQPTRKHHEVVRFVTPQEFEAFTTIAYAKGFSMVSASPLTRSSHHAGADFERLREKRLGASR; encoded by the coding sequence ATGACCGTCCTCCTCGATCTTCTCAACGACGACCCGCGCAAGCGTGAAGCGGCCGCCGTCCGCCACCCCGAAAAAGCGCATCGGCCGGACACGCCGCTCGCGCGCAAGCCGGAGTGGATCAGGGTCAAGGCGCCGGGCTCGGCGGCCTGGCGCGAGACCGGCGCGATCCTGCGCGGCGGCGGACTCTCCACCGTCTGCCAGGAGGCGTCCTGCCCGAATATCGGCGAGTGCTGGGAGAAAAAGCACGCGACCTTCCTCGTCATGGGGTCGGTGTGCACGCGCGCCTGCGCTTTCTGCAATGTCGCGACCGGCCTGCCGTCCGCGCTCGATCGCACCGAGCCGGAGCGGGTGGCGGAGGCGACCGCCAAGCTCAGCCTCTCCCATGTGGTGGTCACTTCGGTCGACCGCGACGATCTCGAGGACGGCGGGGCGGGGCATATAGCGGAGACGATCCGAGCCATACGCGCCGCCTGTCCGACGACGACGATCGAAGTTCTGACCCCGGATTTTCTCCGCAAGGATGGCGCGCTCGAGAAAGTGGTCGCCGCGCGGCCGGATGTGTTCAACCATAATCTCGAGACCGTGCCGTCGCTCTATGTGACGGTGCGGCCGGGCGCCCGCTATTTCCACTCGCTGCGGCTGCTGCAGCGGGTCAAGGAGCTCGATTCCACGATCTTCACCAAATCGGGCCTGATGGTCGGGCTCGGCGAGGCCCGGAACGAGATCCTCCAGGTGATGGACGATCTGCGCGTCGCCGATGTGGATTTCCTCACCATTGGTCAATATCTGCAGCCGACCCGCAAGCATCACGAGGTCGTCCGCTTCGTGACGCCGCAGGAATTCGAGGCTTTCACAACGATAGCCTACGCCAAGGGCTTCTCGATGGTTTCGGCTTCGCCGCTCACCCGCTCCTCGCACCATGCGGGCGCGGATTTCGAGCGGCTGCGGGAAAAGCGACTCGGCGCGTCTCGATGA
- a CDS encoding hydrogen peroxide-inducible genes activator: MITTKQLRYFDALARTEHFGKAADLCAVTQPALSMQIKELEVELGTQLVERRGKLVILTAAGSEIAKVARRILADISELETMADQNFCPLRLGVIPTVAPYILPTLFDALGGGAADLRPLHIREAQTATLLAELDDGLLDLVMLATPVDPELDSMPLFEDRFFLVAPSSGLPEEAGSVSAETLKAQRLLLLEDGHCLRDQALSYCESRNVLNIDTFGMTNLTTLVQMVSAGMGCTLLPEMSLPIETARGSVRVLRIEQPEPRRIIGLVWRKSSRRGDEFRALGRLIVASRNAALEGAAALSET, translated from the coding sequence ATGATAACGACCAAGCAGCTCCGCTATTTCGACGCCCTCGCCCGCACCGAGCATTTCGGCAAAGCGGCCGATCTCTGCGCCGTGACGCAGCCGGCGCTCTCTATGCAGATCAAGGAGCTGGAGGTCGAGCTCGGCACGCAATTGGTCGAGCGGCGCGGCAAGCTGGTCATATTGACCGCCGCCGGCAGTGAGATCGCCAAGGTCGCCCGGCGAATCCTCGCCGATATCTCGGAGCTGGAGACGATGGCGGATCAGAATTTCTGCCCGCTTCGCCTCGGCGTCATCCCGACCGTCGCGCCCTATATTCTACCGACCTTGTTCGACGCGCTCGGCGGCGGCGCGGCGGATCTGCGGCCTCTGCATATTCGCGAGGCGCAGACGGCCACATTGCTGGCCGAGCTGGACGACGGCCTGCTGGACCTCGTCATGCTGGCGACGCCCGTCGATCCAGAGCTCGACTCCATGCCGCTCTTCGAGGATCGTTTCTTTCTCGTCGCTCCCTCGAGCGGATTGCCGGAGGAAGCCGGCTCCGTAAGCGCGGAGACGCTGAAAGCGCAAAGGCTGCTGCTGCTCGAGGACGGCCATTGCCTGCGCGATCAGGCGCTCAGCTATTGCGAGAGCCGCAATGTGCTGAACATCGACACTTTCGGCATGACCAATCTGACGACGCTGGTTCAGATGGTCTCGGCGGGCATGGGCTGCACGCTGCTCCCGGAGATGAGCCTGCCGATCGAAACGGCGAGAGGAAGCGTCCGCGTGCTGCGGATCGAGCAGCCGGAGCCGCGCCGGATCATCGGGCTCGTCTGGCGCAAATCCTCGCGCCGCGGCGACGAGTTTCGCGCGCTCGGCCGCTTGATCGTGGCCTCACGAAACGCGGCGCTCGAGGGCGCAGCGGCTCTGTCGGAGACCTAG